DNA from Mesorhizobium sp. DCY119:
CCGCGCTTGCATGGGACTCCGGTAAAGAAGTGCTTTGCGCCGTTAGCTAGCGCGGCATCTTTGCTTCGCGGCAGGTTGTCGTTGTCGTGGCCCGCTATGCCTCCGCCTCCTGCTCTTCCGGCACAGCCTCACGCCCAAATGGTGCGACGATGTGTGGCTCGAAAATCGCGTAGCCCTGACCGGCTTTGTAGGTCAGCGCTCCGGTAAGCTTGTGGCGGTTCTTCGCAATGAAGCCAGGTCGCTCTTCGACGGCGATAAGGCGCTCTCCGCTACCCTCGCCGCGCTTCTTCACATTATCCTTGTGGAACCCTCCTGCTTCTTTCTGGATGGAAACACGCTGATGAATGAACCCGACGATGTCGGCTGCGTGTGTGAGAGAGTTGGCGTCATCCTGCATGCGCAGATTCAGGCGATAGCGCGGGATGCTGTCGGTAATGACGCCGGGGTCTGTCTTGGCAACGATATGGGCGATAAGAATCACCGCAAATCCGGAAGCCTTGAGTTCCGTGAACTTTCGAAGAATTTCACGCCAGACCTCGGCGGTTGCATCCTTCGGCTCGCGGAACTTGCCGTCGCTGATGTCTTTCCATCCACGACGCGCGCAAGCTTCGTCGATGACGATCTGCTCGAGGCTATCGAGCGTATCGACCACGAAGGTTAGGCGATCATGTTCGGCTTCCAGCATCCAATCGCACTGGTCGACGAACTCCTGATAGGTTTCTGTCAGGCCAAAGGAAAGCATATCGACGCCGACGGGAGGCCGTTCATTCGCCCCGGTCTGGACGTAAAACGGATTTGGCCAGTCGCCGGCAAACGAGGTTTTCCCCATGCCCTCGCCACCATAGATGATGACGATCGGTGGAAACGGATCTTCAACCCGTCGCAGTTGGTCGAATGAAATTGCCAAGTTTTGAAACTCCTCAGTGTGGTGGGTTGAGCTAGTTGGTGGCTAGATGGTCGTTAGTGCTGAAGATTGAGCATCGGCACGCTACCGTTAGGCAGCATGGTCTGCGGCAGCCTGCCGTCCCAACGCTCAGCTTGTGTCAGGGCCACAAGGCCTGGATTGTCGCGTAGGGCGTCGCCGCGGGCCTTGATCGCAAGAGCCTCTGCGTCACCGCGTAGGCGGATGGCTTCTGCCTCGGCTTCGGCGGATGCACGCACCGCGTCTGCCTGTGCCCTTGCCTGCGTCACTACGATTTCCGCCTGCACCTTCTCGCGTTCAGCGTTCTGGCGGAGCTTCTGGACCTCGACCTCGGCAAGCATTCTCTGCTCAATACTGGCTTCGTATGCGTCGGAGAAGTCGATGTTCTCGATCTGCACGGACTCGATGACTACTGGCCCGCGAACCGACTTCTGAATAGCTTCGGCAACCTCAAGATTGAGCCGTGCCCGCTCTTGGATGGCTGTAACCGCGTTGAAGCGGCCGAAAACCGTCTTCAGGTCTTCGTGTAGCCGTCGATCGACAAGTCGAGAAAGCATGCCGTCTTCGCCCCCGTAGGTGGCGTACACGTCCGTTACGGCATCGCTTGGAATGCGGTAGCTGACCGAAACGGCAACAACGGCGGACTGCTGATCCTTGGAATAAGCCGGCACGCCTTCATAAATACGAGCCTTAGACTGGACCGAAATCTTGACGACCTCGTCGACCCATGGTGCCTTGAAACCAAGTCCTGGCTGTGCGGTGCCGGTGAGTGCGCCGTTACGAAGAATGACGCCTCGCTCTCCCTGATCAATGGTGTACCACGACCCGAATACGACCGTGATTGCAACGAAGAACAGAAAGACTCCGCCCAAAATAGCGATGATACGTCCAATCATTATTTTCTCCTCTTGGTGGTGGTTTTTGCTGGTGCGAAGTAGGTGACAACGCCCAGTGCTACAAAGGCGGCGACAACGCTGCCGCCGATGAGTGCAAGAATGCCCATGGCTCTATCCTTGAATGAGCAAGTGCAGCCCGTAGGCCATGGTCATGGCAGCCAGCATTGCCAGGCATGGCCACCATGAGAACGGGTCGGGCGCGGTCATTTGGCTGACCGTGCGGCAAGCATGGCGTCGGCGACGGTATAGGCGCACTTTGCCCATGCGTTGATGCGTGCCGTGTCGTCAGGGAGGTGATCCCAAGAACGCGCCGGTACAACGGCAATAACCTGACCCGCAAAGTAGTCGCGGAGAGACATGCCGGCGTCTGGATACAGCCCGCTATCCACGCCGCCCTCACACGGAAAAGCGGAGCCGCCGTGGTCTACGTCGTTTCTACTCATCAAAGCACCGCCTGCAGAAACGCGCCGACGGCGTAACAGCCGGCAAGGAATACGCCTGCCCCGATGAGCGTTAGGACGACCGCCATTGTTTTTGCCGCCGCAGGAGCCTCGTTGTCGTCGTCCGGAGCGTAGTCGAGCGGGAAGCTGGAGAGGATGGATGTGAGTCCGCTGACGAAGTGGTTCATAGTGTGGCCTCTAGTTCGTCGATCCGCTTGCGGGCCTCCTCGATCGTCATGCGGTTCTTGTGGGCTGCAGCGGTCCCCGCCACAGCCAGGAAGAACACGATTGCGCCAACCCACTGCATGGCCGTGCTGGCGAGCAACACGCCAACTCCGATGATGCTGACCGCCATTAGGAACGTGGTGGCGTCGCGAACGAACGAGTGCCAAACCGATTCGTGAATGACGAGGATTTCAGGTTTGGGTTTGTTCATGCCGCGACCTTCATCGTTGCCTGGAAACCCGTCATGGGACGCGGTGTGGCCTCGTGGCCAGCACGTCGACGCGCAGCTGAGTGCATGAACTGTGGCGCTCGTGCCTCCGACACCTTGGCCATGGCGGTGGCGTATGCGTCCCGCTTGCGCTGGCCTCGAGTTTTGCCCTGAGCGTCAACCTTGGGAGAAAGAGGCGGCACGCGAAAACCGGCCGTTCCGGTCATCGTGCCCATTGCGGTAAGCCGGCGCTGCTGAGACGCGTAATCGGCCGATGGAATGCCAAGTCGAGTATCGTTAGCAGCTTCGCGCTGCAGGATTTTGGAAAGAGCGTTCATCAATTCCCCCTCCCCGCACGAGGCGCCGAATGAAACGAGACGGGCGAGGACGAGTGATACGTGCCGTCGTCGCCCTTTCGGGCGGTCGAACGCGCAAGAGCCTTCTGGCCTGCCGTGCGGTACGGCTTGCGGTTCTGCATGTTCACCTTCCCCGTTCGGGTGAACTGCGTGGCGTATGGATGGTTGTTGGACATAGCTTCTCCTCTGTCCGCCTGCCGTTGCCGGGCAGGCGGGGGTGGTGTGATGGTTGGTGTTGGTTAGGCGGCGGTGGCCAGCCAGTACTCGACGGCGTCTTTGGCCTCCTTCAGGCCGATGACGAACCGCTCCTCATACCCGGTTCGGTAGCCGTACTCCGAGGATACGAACGTCTGACGCTTGCCGCCCGCATCACGATAGGCCTTGATTGCCTCGATGCGCTTGCCTTCAGCCGCAAGCCGCTGCCATTCGTGGGCATAGGCTGGCTTTTCTTCCCGCTTGGTGGAGACAAGAGTGTAAACGCCGAACTCGCTACCCTTGTGCTTCTTGGCCAGGCGCGCTGCTTCGCGTTCGGCGAAAGCCGCCGACGAGTGAACGTGCGGTCTGACACTTGGGAGCGGCTGGCCGTTCTCGATGAGGCAGACGATGGCGGGTTTAGATGCGGACGGAGTGACGAGCTCAAAGTAGCGATCAAGGTCACCCATCCACGGATACTCACCGTGATAGCTGCGCCATTCCATCGGCCCGACCTTGCGACCGTCGCGGGTCTTGTAGAACTTGCCGGCCTTAATGGTTAGGGCGGTGGCTGGTGCCAGTTTTAAATACTTCATTGGGATGCTTGGGCCGTCGCCGCCAGGAACGGCACTGTAGCTTGCGTAATCGTGTCCAGCATCGGTGATGTAGAAGTGACCGGCATATTCACCAGCGCGGCGCCAGTGTTTGTTCCAGTGCTCGACAAGGTCATTTGCGCATTCTACTGACTTGTCCTGCACTACAGCGTCACCGACTTTGAAAGGCGCAGCAGGAGCAGGTTCGATCTGATGAGTCCGCAAGTACTGATTGTGGCCATTGAAGAGGTAGCCAGTGCCGCCCTCGCCATCTCCACATGTGCGCTCGATGACGTATTCCACACCGACTTCATACTGGGTGATTTTGCTTCCGGAGCGCGTCGTGTTGTCTACAACCCGCACCCTGTCCCCGACTTTGAACGCGGGTATGAGTTCAATCTCGCCGTCAGGGCGGTAGAAATTCCAGCGACGCCGGCTTTTGCCGTGCCCCGCAAACGGGGCGTCCATTTCAACTCCGGCACGACCAAAATCAATCTCGGCGACTGTCCCAAGCTGCCCTGGCGTAGCACGGCCATAGCCGTCCGTTACCACCTTGACCCGATCTCCAACCTTAAACTTTCCCATAATATTCTCCTCTTGTGGTGAGCGCGGGTGGTTAAGCCGCTCCCTTGGTTTTGGTGTTCTTGTCCAGTCGCACCTTCTTGGTGAAATCGACCGGGATCACGTTGTCACCGCTGCCACCGCCATGGAATTCGTCGTTCTCCACGCGATGAAGCTCCCATTCATGGAACGCCAGAACAGCCAGCGAAGGCGAAACGCGGATGTAGACAAGAGACCCAGCGAAGCCGATTACGATGCCGAACACACTGGTGTTCATCTTGTGCTCGACGACATCACCGAGTTCAAAGAATTCATCTTCAGGCGGCATGGGCAGCCTCCACAAAAGGACGGTCCAAGACCGAAATACGGGGGAGGCTGACGGCTTGGGTGTAGCAGCTGCGCGAGCCGCAGCTTCCCAACACCGGCATATGCTTGACGGTGATGGCCTTCGTGGCGATCGGCCGTACTCGCTGGTAGAGGTGGTACGTCACCATCCCGACGCTTGTTTCCAAGCGTTTTGCGATGGCACGCAGGCTTAGTCCCTCGCCGCGAAGGGCAAGGATTTGTTCTCTCTTTGACATTGAACTCCTCGATGTGGTGTTGACAAAGCGTTGGTTACGCGCCATGTCTTTTGCGCCCGCTGTGGTGGCGGGTAGGAACGCAGGTGGGACTCCTCTTACCTTCTAGTACGAGATCAGGGGCCGCGTTTCGGGTGGTGCCGGCGCATTCCAGGCCCCTTTTCTCTTTCTCTGCCTCTTTAACAAATCTGTCGGAACCAACTCCTTCGTACAACGTTAACCGTAGCTACAAAGATTAGATTCGTTTGTAGATGTCAACCCTTTGATTTGGTAGACACCCTGTGGATAACATTGTAAGATTGGTTAAGTGATTGAGGGATAAGACGAATATGAGACGAATTACCCCGGCAAAAAAATCTCGCTTCGTGCAGATGCTGGAAAACGCCATAGAGGCGGAGGGCGGAAGCCAGAAAGCATTTGCGGAGAAGCACGATATTGGCCAGCAGACGCTAAACACATGGATAGTCAGCGGTCGCGTCCCCACGAAGCAGTTCCACCAAAGGCTCCGCGACGTCCTGAAAATCACGCAGGATCAGTTAGACGAACTGCTGGCCGAAGTGGAAAACAGGCGCGCTGCCGCCTATGAAGCATCCGTTGCGCAAGAGCCGCCCAACGGCAGGATAGCCGGCGGCAAGATGCCTGAAAACCGGGACAATAGCGTACCGGTTCTAGGGCGTGCCGTAGGCGGAGAGCTCGGCGAATACGAGTTCAACGGCGAGGCGTTGGATTGGGTAATGCGTCCGCCTTCATTGGCCGGCGTTGGCGACGCCTACGCGGTCTTCGTCGACGGCGAGTCTATGGTACCGCGCTATCGCCCTGGCGAAACAGTATGGGTCCACCCTCACCGCCCTGCGCGCAAGGGTGATGACGTTGTTGTCCAACTGCACCGGCTAGACGACAGCCATGAGCCGCCATACGGATACATCAAGGAATTCGTTGGTTGGACGTCGAACAAGCTCATTCTGCAGCAGCACAATCCGTCAAAGAAGATCGAATTTGATCGCGAATCGGTGAAGTCAGTAGACACCATCGTGTTCGCAGAGCGTGTCTGAATTCACCAGTCGTACAAATCTAACAAATCGTTGTTGACTTTGTCGAGTTGGTAGCATACAAATCTCCTCACCAAACCACCACCGAGGAGATTCGAAATGCTAAAGGCGCTAGCCACCCATCTTAAGCGAGACGCGGTTTTCTATACTGCTCTCGCCGTTCTTTCCGGCTCGATGTTGGTCGCCGGGACGTTGGTAACGAAGGCCGACGATTTCGAACTGGCCGCCTATTTTGCCGCGCAGGAATATGTCTGCGAATGGCCTGACTATGACGCCAGTGTATCTATCCTGGCGCGTATTGTTGCCGCCGGAACTCCCGAAGATATCGCAATAGAAGTCATCGCCGACGAAGCTTGGGCTCTCGTTGAGAGCGGCGACGTCGATTGCGGCGAGTTGCGTGTCGCGGAGGCGCGATGATGGCCGCCGTGTACCTAGCCGCGTCGTTCTTCGCCGGCATCGCCTTGTCCGTCGCAGTGTTCGGCTGGCCGTTCTGATTTACTGCGCGTTGCCCCAACACGCAGGCGGGCGGCGTTTGCCTCCAGTGGCGCCGCCCTCTTTTTCCCGGCCTCACCAGCCATCACCACCATCGAGGAGCTACCATGACCAATTCACGCTACCCTTCCGTCTATTCTTCCGGATACCCCACCCTTTCCGCACAGGAATTCATCGCTCAGGGCACGAGTGCAGCGGCCGTGTTGTCGATCGCAAAGTTTCTGGCGAGCGACCGCGGTAAGCCGGCCAATCCGCGCGCGGCATCAAAGCTTCGAGCCGTCGCGTTCGAAGTGGCCGACCTTACCGGTGTTCGTCTGCAGGCTTTGCCGCGCGCTGTGAACGACAACCGTAGCCGTCGGCAGTACCGGAGGGCGGCATGACCGTGCCAGATGAAAAGCCCGCATGGGCCGAAGGTGCGAAGGCGATTACAGCCGAAACGCACAAGTCGCTCTCCGCCCTCCCCACTCCAGATGCAGGAGAGGTAGGGGAGCTTCTGGCGGAGATGCGCGCCGGGCTGGAAGGTGTGACGCCGGGGCCTTGGATGTCAGAACCCGGCGCGGCGCGAGGAGCGTGGATAGGCAATGCCTCTAACCAGTGGGTTGCGCTCGCTTGCGGTGAAGATGATGCCCAGGCTGTCATAAACGGCTCGCACCTTGTGCGCTGCTCTCCCGACAACATCGCCAAGCTTCTCGACCACGTTTCAGCCCAAGCCTCCC
Protein-coding regions in this window:
- a CDS encoding helix-turn-helix domain-containing protein — its product is MSKREQILALRGEGLSLRAIAKRLETSVGMVTYHLYQRVRPIATKAITVKHMPVLGSCGSRSCYTQAVSLPRISVLDRPFVEAAHAA
- a CDS encoding ATP-binding protein, with amino-acid sequence MAISFDQLRRVEDPFPPIVIIYGGEGMGKTSFAGDWPNPFYVQTGANERPPVGVDMLSFGLTETYQEFVDQCDWMLEAEHDRLTFVVDTLDSLEQIVIDEACARRGWKDISDGKFREPKDATAEVWREILRKFTELKASGFAVILIAHIVAKTDPGVITDSIPRYRLNLRMQDDANSLTHAADIVGFIHQRVSIQKEAGGFHKDNVKKRGEGSGERLIAVEERPGFIAKNRHKLTGALTYKAGQGYAIFEPHIVAPFGREAVPEEQEAEA
- a CDS encoding S24 family peptidase gives rise to the protein MRRITPAKKSRFVQMLENAIEAEGGSQKAFAEKHDIGQQTLNTWIVSGRVPTKQFHQRLRDVLKITQDQLDELLAEVENRRAAAYEASVAQEPPNGRIAGGKMPENRDNSVPVLGRAVGGELGEYEFNGEALDWVMRPPSLAGVGDAYAVFVDGESMVPRYRPGETVWVHPHRPARKGDDVVVQLHRLDDSHEPPYGYIKEFVGWTSNKLILQQHNPSKKIEFDRESVKSVDTIVFAERV
- a CDS encoding prohibitin family protein, which encodes MIGRIIAILGGVFLFFVAITVVFGSWYTIDQGERGVILRNGALTGTAQPGLGFKAPWVDEVVKISVQSKARIYEGVPAYSKDQQSAVVAVSVSYRIPSDAVTDVYATYGGEDGMLSRLVDRRLHEDLKTVFGRFNAVTAIQERARLNLEVAEAIQKSVRGPVVIESVQIENIDFSDAYEASIEQRMLAEVEVQKLRQNAEREKVQAEIVVTQARAQADAVRASAEAEAEAIRLRGDAEALAIKARGDALRDNPGLVALTQAERWDGRLPQTMLPNGSVPMLNLQH